In Cloacibacterium caeni, a single window of DNA contains:
- the aceA gene encoding isocitrate lyase, producing the protein MNRQEQIQALEKEWRENPRWSGITRPYSAEEVLKLRGKYKLDYTIATQMSELLWKKLNNQDFVAGLGALTGNQAVQEVDAGLEAIYLSGWQVAADANLSGEMYPDQSLYPANSVPAVVKKINNALLRADQIQSVNGGGEKDYLVPIVADAEAGFGGNLNAFELMKQMIESGAAGVHFEDQLSSAKKCGHLGGKVLVPTQEAINKLIAARLAADVCGVPTVLVARTDADAADLLTSDIDDRDKKFVTGKRTSEGFFQVNCGVEQGIDRGLSYAPYADLIWMETSNPDLEYARKFAEGIHAKFPGKMLAYNCSPSFNWAAKLTVPEMETFREELAKMGYKFQFITLAGFHALNTAMFELALAYKERGMAGYSELQEREFALQAKGFRAVKHQSFVGTGYFDAVQTVVTAGNSSTTALAGSTEAEQFH; encoded by the coding sequence ATGAACAGACAAGAACAAATCCAAGCGCTCGAAAAAGAATGGAGAGAAAATCCAAGATGGAGCGGAATTACAAGACCTTATTCGGCTGAAGAAGTTTTAAAACTCAGGGGAAAATACAAGTTAGATTATACCATCGCTACTCAAATGTCTGAGTTGCTTTGGAAAAAGTTAAATAATCAAGATTTTGTTGCAGGTTTAGGCGCTTTAACAGGAAATCAAGCGGTTCAAGAAGTGGACGCAGGTTTAGAAGCGATTTATCTTTCTGGTTGGCAAGTTGCCGCAGACGCGAATCTTTCTGGAGAAATGTATCCTGATCAATCGCTTTATCCTGCCAATTCGGTTCCTGCAGTGGTGAAAAAAATCAATAATGCACTTTTGAGAGCAGACCAAATTCAGTCTGTAAATGGAGGTGGTGAAAAAGATTACTTAGTTCCAATTGTTGCCGATGCAGAAGCTGGTTTTGGTGGAAATTTGAATGCTTTTGAATTGATGAAACAAATGATAGAATCTGGTGCAGCTGGTGTTCACTTCGAAGATCAATTGTCTTCTGCTAAAAAATGCGGTCATCTTGGCGGAAAAGTTTTGGTTCCAACTCAAGAAGCGATCAATAAATTGATTGCAGCAAGATTAGCAGCAGATGTTTGCGGAGTTCCTACGGTTTTAGTGGCAAGAACAGATGCAGATGCAGCAGATTTATTGACTTCTGATATTGATGATAGAGATAAAAAATTTGTAACTGGAAAGAGAACTTCTGAAGGTTTCTTCCAAGTGAATTGTGGTGTGGAACAAGGCATTGACAGAGGACTTTCTTATGCGCCTTATGCTGATTTAATTTGGATGGAAACATCTAACCCAGATTTAGAATATGCGAGAAAATTTGCAGAAGGAATTCATGCGAAATTCCCTGGAAAAATGTTGGCGTACAATTGTTCTCCATCTTTCAACTGGGCAGCGAAATTAACCGTTCCTGAAATGGAAACTTTCCGTGAAGAATTAGCAAAAATGGGATACAAATTCCAATTTATCACTTTGGCAGGTTTTCACGCTTTGAATACTGCGATGTTCGAATTGGCATTGGCTTACAAAGAAAGAGGAATGGCTGGTTACAGCGAATTGCAAGAAAGAGAATTTGCATTACAAGCGAAAGGTTTCCGTGCAGTGAAACACCAAAGTTTCGTGGGAACTGGTTATTTTGATGCAGTTCAAACCGTAGTAACTGCAGGAAATTCTTCTACCACAGCTTTAGCTGGTTCTACTGAAGCGGAGCAATTCCATTAA
- a CDS encoding helix-turn-helix domain-containing protein, with protein sequence MSSESDFIKTVFGLKLRQQRQKRNWSLQDLADKTKLSKSYLNEIENGKKYPKHDKIIQLADVLNCKFDDLVSTKLDKNLAPFSEILQSDFFKEVPLELFGINKNTLINIISEAPKKVTAFINTLIEISQNYNLGKERFYFAVVRSFQELYDNHFPDIEEKAKNFAEENQLKLGKNIDIKHLEKILIDVFDYEIKSEDFEQYGTLNHLRSLYVPEKKLLLLNRLLDENQKTFILAKEIGFQVLELNPRPNTYSWLDFTSFEELLSNFYASYFAGCILIPKDELIEKTEEFFDEPDFNSQKFDELIAHFTNSPETFYYRLTNLLSAEFGIKDLFYLCFVKKKNTDKVQILKELHLNQQQAPHGNATNEHYCRRWIAIKNLKELKENETATSAQISHYKDSGLSYLVISTSHRNPFSDGTNRSYCLGILLNANSLKKIKFAKNDSIKSEDVGVTCETCSISDCEVRKAPPSRLEKEHFNESMKKAIAKIRKEVL encoded by the coding sequence ATGAGCAGCGAAAGTGATTTTATCAAGACCGTTTTTGGTTTAAAACTGAGACAACAGAGACAAAAAAGAAATTGGTCTTTGCAAGATTTAGCAGATAAAACCAAACTTTCTAAATCGTATCTCAACGAAATAGAAAACGGAAAAAAATACCCTAAACACGACAAAATCATTCAGTTAGCTGATGTACTGAATTGTAAATTTGACGATTTAGTCTCTACCAAATTGGACAAAAACCTAGCTCCTTTTAGTGAGATTTTACAAAGTGATTTCTTCAAAGAAGTTCCTCTAGAACTTTTTGGAATCAATAAAAATACACTCATTAATATCATCAGTGAAGCTCCTAAAAAAGTAACTGCTTTTATCAACACTTTGATTGAAATTTCACAAAATTACAATCTCGGAAAAGAGCGTTTTTACTTTGCCGTAGTGAGAAGTTTTCAAGAATTATACGACAATCACTTCCCCGATATCGAAGAAAAAGCCAAAAATTTCGCCGAAGAAAATCAATTAAAGCTTGGGAAAAATATTGACATCAAACATTTAGAAAAAATCCTGATTGATGTTTTCGACTATGAAATAAAATCCGAAGATTTTGAGCAATACGGAACCTTAAATCATCTTCGTTCGCTTTACGTTCCTGAAAAAAAATTATTGCTCCTCAATCGTTTGCTTGACGAAAACCAAAAAACCTTTATTCTTGCCAAAGAAATTGGCTTTCAAGTTTTAGAACTTAACCCAAGACCGAATACTTATTCTTGGTTAGATTTTACGAGTTTCGAAGAATTATTGAGCAATTTCTACGCTTCCTATTTTGCAGGTTGTATTCTGATTCCAAAAGATGAATTGATTGAAAAAACAGAAGAATTCTTTGACGAACCAGACTTTAATTCTCAAAAATTTGATGAATTAATTGCCCATTTTACCAATTCTCCTGAAACTTTTTATTACCGATTAACCAATTTACTTTCAGCCGAATTTGGGATAAAAGATTTATTTTATTTGTGTTTTGTCAAAAAGAAAAACACAGACAAGGTTCAAATTCTCAAGGAATTACACTTAAATCAACAACAAGCTCCTCACGGAAATGCGACTAACGAACATTATTGCAGACGCTGGATTGCCATTAAAAATCTAAAAGAACTAAAAGAAAACGAGACCGCTACTTCTGCACAAATTTCGCATTATAAAGATTCTGGATTGAGTTATCTGGTTATTTCTACCTCTCACAGAAATCCATTTTCAGACGGAACCAACAGAAGTTACTGCTTGGGAATTTTATTGAATGCTAATTCTTTGAAAAAAATAAAATTTGCGAAAAACGACAGCATTAAATCTGAAGATGTAGGCGTAACCTGTGAAACCTGCAGCATCTCTGACTGCGAAGTAAGAAAAGCACCACCAAGCCGATTAGAAAAAGAACACTTCAATGAAAGCATGAAAAAAGCGATTGCAAAAATCAGAAAAGAAGTGCTTTAA
- the aceB gene encoding malate synthase A gives MESNFKITATHHYPEIFSEELVKFLIHLHKKFNDKRIELLEQRKKVQEMINQGIMPAFPKETRGIREENWVCSRLPKDLQDRRVEITGPVDRKMIINALNSGASTFMADFEDSNSPTWENCMEGQINLSDAINRTIDFVNEEGKSYQLGEKLAVLLVRPRGLHLDEKNITINGEKASGSLIDFGIYFFRNAKKLLENGSGPYFYLPKLEHYKEARWWNEIFNFSQNYLGISQGTIKATVLIETITASFQLDEILYELKEHSSGLNCGRWDYIFSYIKKFRNHKEFLVPDRDQVTMTSPFMSAYSKRVIQVCHKRGVHAMGGMAAQIPVKNNEEENELAYAKVRADKEREVKNGHDGTWVAHPGLVPVAKKIFDEFMPTPNQIDKKHEDYHITEADLLEVPKGEITEKGVRKNINVGILYIESWLMGTGAAALYNLMEDAATAEISRTQVWQWLKNQAKLNDGRTLTQEMVLEFEKEELENIKKYVGENRFEKGKFDLATKLFNELIFDENFEDFLTLKAYPFI, from the coding sequence ATGGAGTCTAATTTTAAAATAACAGCCACTCATCATTATCCCGAAATTTTCTCGGAAGAATTGGTGAAATTCTTGATTCACTTGCATAAAAAATTTAATGATAAGAGAATAGAACTTTTGGAACAAAGAAAAAAAGTTCAAGAAATGATTAATCAGGGAATAATGCCTGCTTTTCCTAAAGAAACTCGTGGAATAAGAGAAGAAAATTGGGTGTGCAGCAGATTGCCAAAAGATTTACAAGACAGACGTGTAGAAATTACAGGTCCTGTTGATAGAAAGATGATTATCAATGCTTTGAATTCTGGGGCGTCTACTTTTATGGCAGATTTCGAAGATTCTAATTCGCCAACTTGGGAAAATTGCATGGAAGGACAAATTAATCTTTCTGATGCGATTAATAGAACCATAGATTTTGTAAACGAAGAAGGGAAATCATACCAATTGGGCGAGAAATTGGCGGTGCTTTTGGTAAGACCTCGTGGTTTACATTTAGACGAAAAAAATATTACAATAAATGGAGAAAAAGCTTCTGGCTCTTTAATTGATTTCGGGATTTATTTTTTCAGAAATGCGAAAAAATTATTAGAAAACGGAAGCGGTCCTTATTTTTATTTACCAAAATTAGAGCACTATAAAGAAGCACGATGGTGGAATGAGATCTTCAATTTCTCACAAAATTATTTAGGTATTTCTCAAGGCACTATTAAGGCCACAGTTCTCATCGAAACCATTACTGCTTCTTTTCAGCTCGATGAAATTTTATACGAACTCAAAGAACACAGTTCTGGACTCAATTGTGGAAGATGGGATTACATTTTCTCTTACATCAAAAAATTCAGAAATCACAAAGAATTTTTAGTTCCAGACAGAGATCAAGTGACCATGACTTCGCCTTTTATGAGTGCTTATTCTAAACGAGTAATTCAAGTTTGTCACAAACGTGGAGTTCATGCAATGGGAGGAATGGCAGCGCAAATTCCTGTGAAAAATAATGAAGAAGAAAACGAATTGGCATATGCAAAAGTTCGTGCAGACAAAGAGCGTGAAGTGAAAAACGGTCACGATGGAACTTGGGTAGCACATCCTGGTTTGGTTCCTGTAGCGAAGAAAATTTTTGATGAATTTATGCCGACTCCAAATCAAATAGATAAAAAACATGAAGACTATCATATTACAGAGGCAGATTTATTAGAAGTTCCAAAAGGTGAAATCACCGAAAAAGGCGTGAGAAAAAACATCAACGTAGGAATTCTTTATATAGAATCTTGGCTCATGGGAACTGGAGCTGCTGCATTGTACAATTTAATGGAAGATGCTGCCACTGCAGAAATTTCTAGAACTCAAGTTTGGCAATGGCTGAAAAATCAAGCAAAACTTAATGACGGAAGAACATTGACCCAAGAAATGGTTCTGGAATTTGAGAAAGAAGAACTCGAAAATATTAAAAAATATGTAGGCGAAAATCGTTTCGAGAAAGGAAAATTTGATTTAGCAACCAAACTCTTTAATGAATTGATTTTCGATGAAAATTTCGAGGATTTTTTAACCTTAAAAGCGTATCCGTTTATTTAA